Proteins encoded by one window of Paenibacillus sp. DCT19:
- a CDS encoding glycosyltransferase family 4 protein produces the protein MGVVSILTHSFTDGYNREFARVFGGGLERYILDLCSVIHEMGHIPEVHQLSYFEAFQTRTGQIDVFGYPYDMNDVPEAFARMAEAARGPIIYASCIWQPIAYKPGSLGICHGINWDRPGLPLETKQQVAEHIQQAVDGLLNIVSVDSHFQTYCRASCTFSDPAQLILIPNAVDTLYFTPAPPRRQMQQDQEAQWLSQWKEDLDQQEDSLDRIFISSTPDAPPPSLEQDHNAVDDIPENMLKQEHEVQSEENEESKKSEESKEHSAGFTVASKLNEQSASSRPVRILYPRRVSLERGIIPMMLAADQLLGAFSDLEIEFAGELVEGSTVGRSFRYWHRTHPHADRIFHRTYDFRDIREAYHHADIAVIPTIFSEGTSYACLEAMSCGLPVVASNVGGLNDLIQDGFNGLLVPPNQEALTAALVRLVQDRAERERLGIYARETALAYDLSRWKRKWSEVLRTFLADADMKEGVR, from the coding sequence ATGGGGGTAGTCAGCATTCTCACACACAGCTTCACAGACGGGTACAACCGGGAGTTTGCACGGGTATTCGGGGGTGGGCTGGAACGATATATTTTGGATCTATGCAGCGTCATTCATGAGATGGGACACATTCCTGAAGTACATCAACTCTCCTATTTCGAGGCTTTTCAGACACGTACAGGACAGATTGATGTCTTCGGTTACCCATATGATATGAACGATGTTCCTGAAGCTTTCGCTCGAATGGCCGAAGCCGCACGCGGTCCTATCATTTATGCTAGCTGCATCTGGCAACCGATTGCTTATAAACCTGGCAGCCTCGGTATCTGCCACGGGATAAACTGGGATCGACCTGGTCTACCGCTCGAAACGAAGCAGCAGGTTGCCGAGCATATTCAGCAGGCCGTCGATGGTCTGCTGAATATCGTATCTGTGGATTCTCATTTTCAGACCTATTGCCGTGCTTCATGCACGTTCAGTGACCCTGCACAGCTCATTTTAATTCCGAATGCAGTCGACACCTTATACTTCACCCCTGCTCCTCCTAGGCGTCAGATGCAGCAAGATCAGGAGGCACAATGGCTATCCCAGTGGAAGGAAGACCTGGATCAGCAGGAAGACAGTCTGGATCGTATCTTCATCTCCAGCACGCCTGATGCCCCACCTCCTAGTCTAGAGCAAGATCATAATGCAGTTGATGATATACCCGAGAACATGCTTAAACAGGAGCATGAGGTGCAGAGCGAAGAAAATGAAGAAAGTAAAAAAAGTGAAGAGAGTAAAGAACATTCTGCAGGGTTTACTGTAGCTAGTAAGTTAAATGAACAATCTGCCAGCTCCCGTCCGGTACGTATCCTCTATCCTCGTCGTGTCAGCCTGGAACGCGGCATCATTCCGATGATGCTGGCGGCAGATCAGTTGCTTGGAGCCTTTTCTGATCTGGAGATTGAGTTCGCCGGGGAACTGGTTGAAGGCAGTACCGTAGGTCGTTCCTTCCGTTACTGGCATCGTACACACCCTCATGCTGATCGGATATTTCACCGTACGTATGATTTCAGGGATATTCGAGAGGCATATCATCACGCCGATATTGCGGTCATTCCAACGATTTTCTCGGAGGGCACGTCCTATGCCTGCCTGGAAGCGATGAGCTGCGGGTTACCTGTGGTCGCCTCTAATGTGGGTGGGTTAAACGATCTAATTCAGGACGGATTCAATGGGTTGCTCGTTCCGCCAAACCAGGAGGCACTGACAGCGGCTCTCGTCCGACTTGTCCAAGACAGAGCCGAGCGGGAGCGGCTTGGCATCTACGCACGCGAAACAGCACTCGCCTATGACCTATCCCGATGGAAACGCAAATGGAGTGAGGTACTCCGCACATTTCTTGCTGACGCAGATATGAAGGAAGGGGTTCGATGA
- the cydB gene encoding cytochrome d ubiquinol oxidase subunit II has protein sequence MSLSELWFLLIAVLFVGFFFLEGFDFGVGMSSGIIAKTDRERRTLINSIGPFWDGNEVWLITAGGAMFAAFPHWYATLFSGFYLPLVVVLLALIGRGVAFEFRSKMKQQQWRKTWDIIIVVSSALLPFLFGVVFATLMKGLPIDGEMQLRASFLDIVNPYTVVGGLSVTLLCLVHGLLFVSLRTVGELRERALHTARQLMLPLAAILAIYAVMTYLMTDIFTVRGWALWIMVILGAAALALATYFIRQKREGWAFGMTGAVIAIAFASVFIGLFPRVMISSLGAAFDLTVYNASSGGYSLKVMTIVACTLLPFVLGYQIWSYYVFRKRLNEQHHLEY, from the coding sequence TTGTCACTAAGTGAGCTGTGGTTTTTGTTGATCGCCGTATTATTTGTGGGGTTCTTTTTCCTTGAAGGATTCGATTTTGGTGTGGGGATGTCATCAGGCATCATCGCCAAGACAGACCGGGAGCGTCGTACACTAATTAATTCGATAGGCCCGTTCTGGGATGGAAATGAGGTGTGGCTGATTACCGCAGGAGGCGCCATGTTTGCGGCTTTCCCGCACTGGTACGCCACGCTGTTCAGTGGTTTCTACCTGCCGCTAGTTGTGGTGCTGTTAGCTCTGATCGGACGCGGGGTGGCATTTGAATTCCGCAGTAAAATGAAACAGCAGCAGTGGCGCAAAACGTGGGATATCATCATCGTTGTATCCAGCGCATTGCTGCCATTCCTGTTTGGTGTTGTGTTTGCAACGCTGATGAAGGGACTGCCGATTGATGGAGAGATGCAGCTTCGTGCAAGTTTTCTAGATATCGTTAATCCATATACGGTTGTGGGCGGGTTAAGTGTGACCTTGCTGTGTCTCGTTCATGGACTATTATTTGTCTCACTGCGCACTGTTGGCGAACTAAGAGAGCGTGCTCTCCATACAGCGCGCCAATTGATGCTTCCGCTTGCGGCTATACTTGCCATTTACGCGGTGATGACCTATCTCATGACTGACATTTTCACTGTACGTGGCTGGGCGCTCTGGATCATGGTGATCCTTGGAGCGGCAGCGCTCGCTCTGGCAACTTACTTCATTCGTCAGAAACGTGAAGGCTGGGCCTTTGGTATGACGGGAGCTGTAATTGCGATTGCTTTTGCTTCGGTATTTATCGGTCTGTTCCCAAGAGTGATGATCAGTTCGTTAGGCGCTGCATTTGACCTTACCGTATATAATGCTTCCTCAGGCGGCTACTCCTTAAAAGTAATGACGATTGTAGCGTGCACCTTACTGCCATTTGTCCTTGGTTATCAGATCTGGAGTTATTATGTGTTCCGCAAACGCCTGAACGAGCAGCACCACCTGGAGTACTGA
- the cydC gene encoding thiol reductant ABC exporter subunit CydC, which produces MRAGYQSIETERDHHPERKWDWITPYVKQYRWRFAGVIALGTTAMLCAVLLLFTSGYLISASALRPENILMVYVPIVGVRAFGIFRAVFRYVERLAGHDAVLRVLADQRVKLYRIFEPQALFLRSRMQTGDVLGALAEDVERLQDIYLRTVFPAITSLVIYAASVITFGTVDVGFACWMGLYMLFLIGVWPVISLKVTWKLNVRLKRENSKLYTRLTDGVLGLGDWMASGRAVEFVQQHDEAEGQADAIRRRLRQWRRWRDLVAQLVIGLMVVSVTVWAGGEVAAMQLPAVMIAAFVLVLFPLTEALLPVADAVEHIPQYRESLNRLHRLEDHEEHALPKRKRDDHEQEIVNENETNRRIRLRISPKLRADIEINRVSYRYPSSDADAVQEVSLDLPQGKRLAILGRSGGGKSTLLKLIQGAIVPTSGQVLINGLDVPTLHEEMTDAIAVLNQSPHLFDTTVANNLRIGRPDATNDEIRQVAAQVGLAELIESLPQAYNTPMLETGLRFSGGERQRIALARVLLRETPIVIFDEPTVGLDPMTERALMRTILDSMQGKTMIWVTHNLMGAEQMDELIFMEKGKIVMQGSHEQLLAKEERYRRLVELDRPGWADRQKRESPLPPVASR; this is translated from the coding sequence ATGCGAGCTGGATATCAATCAATAGAGACAGAACGTGACCACCACCCAGAGAGAAAATGGGATTGGATCACGCCTTATGTGAAGCAGTATCGCTGGAGATTTGCAGGGGTCATTGCACTGGGCACAACCGCGATGCTATGTGCTGTATTGCTGCTCTTCACTTCTGGATACCTCATCTCTGCATCGGCTCTCCGTCCTGAGAATATTCTGATGGTTTATGTACCTATTGTAGGCGTACGTGCCTTCGGGATTTTCCGAGCGGTGTTCCGGTACGTCGAGCGATTGGCTGGGCATGATGCAGTACTGCGCGTGCTTGCGGATCAACGTGTGAAGCTGTATCGAATTTTTGAGCCGCAGGCGCTATTTCTTCGTTCCCGCATGCAGACAGGGGATGTACTCGGGGCACTTGCAGAGGATGTGGAGCGTCTTCAGGATATCTATCTACGAACCGTCTTTCCGGCAATTACGTCGCTTGTGATCTACGCTGCTTCAGTGATTACTTTTGGCACGGTTGATGTTGGATTTGCGTGCTGGATGGGGCTGTATATGTTGTTCCTGATCGGTGTATGGCCTGTAATATCGCTGAAAGTCACTTGGAAGTTAAACGTGAGGCTGAAACGGGAAAATAGTAAGTTATACACTCGCCTTACGGATGGCGTTCTTGGTCTAGGAGATTGGATGGCGAGTGGTCGTGCTGTGGAATTTGTGCAACAACACGATGAAGCAGAGGGGCAGGCAGACGCCATTCGTCGCAGGTTGCGACAGTGGAGAAGATGGCGTGATCTCGTCGCACAACTTGTCATTGGGCTTATGGTTGTATCTGTCACGGTATGGGCAGGCGGCGAGGTAGCAGCGATGCAGCTGCCTGCAGTCATGATTGCGGCCTTTGTCTTGGTGTTATTTCCACTCACGGAAGCTCTACTTCCTGTGGCAGATGCTGTGGAGCATATTCCGCAATATCGTGAATCGCTGAACCGTCTGCATCGGCTTGAAGATCATGAGGAGCATGCCCTTCCGAAAAGGAAGAGAGATGACCACGAGCAGGAGATTGTGAATGAGAATGAGACGAATCGACGTATTCGCTTGCGCATATCTCCTAAGCTGAGAGCAGACATCGAGATTAACCGTGTCAGTTACCGTTATCCTTCCAGTGATGCCGATGCTGTTCAAGAAGTATCTCTCGATCTTCCCCAGGGGAAACGATTGGCCATCCTAGGACGCAGCGGTGGGGGGAAATCCACACTCCTGAAACTAATCCAAGGTGCAATTGTACCAACGAGTGGGCAAGTACTCATTAATGGTTTAGATGTGCCAACGCTACATGAAGAGATGACGGATGCCATTGCGGTATTGAACCAAAGTCCACATCTATTTGATACTACAGTGGCGAATAATCTCCGAATTGGGCGTCCGGATGCTACGAATGATGAGATTCGGCAAGTGGCCGCACAAGTAGGTCTGGCTGAGCTGATTGAGTCTTTGCCACAGGCGTATAATACGCCGATGCTGGAGACCGGTTTACGTTTCTCTGGTGGGGAGCGGCAACGGATTGCGCTCGCACGGGTTCTGCTCCGTGAGACACCTATCGTGATTTTTGATGAACCGACCGTAGGGCTTGATCCGATGACGGAACGTGCACTGATGCGTACAATTCTGGACAGCATGCAGGGCAAAACGATGATCTGGGTGACCCATAATCTGATGGGTGCAGAGCAGATGGATGAACTTATTTTTATGGAAAAGGGAAAGATCGTCATGCAGGGTTCTCACGAACAACTGCTGGCAAAGGAAGAGCGCTATCGACGGCTCGTTGAGCTTGATCGACCTGGATGGGCAGATCGACAGAAACGAGAGAGTCCATTACCGCCTGTAGCTTCCAGATAA
- a CDS encoding cytochrome ubiquinol oxidase subunit I, with translation MDPIMLSRIQYALTTIFHFFFVPLSIGLVLLVAIMETLYVMKGKEIYKTMAKFWGKLFLINFAVGVVTGILQEFQFGMNWSEYSRFVGDVFGAPLAVEALLAFFMESTFIGLWIFGWDRLSKKVHLACIWLVFVGTFLSALWILAANSFMQHPVGFEINNGRAEMNDFFALITNGQLLVEFPHTIFGALMTGAFVVTGISAYKLMKKQDVEIFRKSFNIAIIIGLVSSFGVAFSGHFQAQYLVETQPMKMAASEGTWTTTEDPAPWTVVAFIDPDKQENSGEVKIPGLLSYLSYSKFSGSVKGMKELNAEYQQTYGPGDYIPPVRTTFWSFRIMIAAGGLMIALALYGTYLAMRKKLEVAKPWFMRLMVFAISLPFIANTSGWIMTEVGRQPWTVFGYMTTEAGVSPNVSAGMILFSTIAFTAAYTVLGIVMVYLFVREIKAGPYAVDKPEDQDESADPFGVDGGYSVVTK, from the coding sequence ATGGATCCGATCATGCTATCGCGAATCCAATATGCGCTCACAACGATCTTCCATTTCTTTTTTGTGCCGCTGTCCATCGGTCTAGTGCTGCTGGTAGCGATCATGGAGACGTTGTACGTCATGAAGGGGAAAGAAATTTACAAAACGATGGCCAAGTTCTGGGGCAAATTGTTCCTGATCAACTTTGCGGTTGGCGTCGTTACAGGTATCCTGCAAGAGTTCCAGTTCGGTATGAACTGGTCAGAGTACTCCCGTTTTGTTGGGGATGTATTCGGTGCGCCACTGGCTGTGGAAGCCTTGCTGGCGTTTTTTATGGAGTCTACCTTTATTGGGTTATGGATATTCGGCTGGGATCGTTTGTCCAAAAAAGTCCATCTGGCCTGCATTTGGCTGGTGTTTGTCGGCACCTTCTTATCAGCGCTGTGGATTCTGGCAGCCAATTCATTCATGCAGCACCCGGTTGGCTTCGAGATTAACAACGGCCGAGCCGAGATGAATGATTTCTTCGCTCTAATTACCAATGGTCAGCTTCTCGTCGAGTTCCCGCATACGATCTTTGGAGCACTAATGACAGGAGCGTTTGTTGTAACAGGAATTAGCGCCTATAAGTTGATGAAAAAGCAGGACGTTGAGATTTTCCGCAAATCATTCAATATCGCGATCATCATTGGTCTTGTATCCTCATTCGGTGTAGCCTTCTCTGGGCACTTCCAGGCACAATACCTGGTAGAGACCCAACCGATGAAAATGGCAGCCAGTGAAGGAACGTGGACAACCACAGAAGACCCTGCACCATGGACGGTGGTTGCCTTCATCGATCCAGATAAGCAGGAGAATTCAGGGGAGGTCAAAATCCCAGGATTGCTAAGTTACCTTTCGTACAGTAAATTTTCGGGCAGCGTCAAGGGGATGAAGGAATTGAATGCAGAATACCAGCAGACCTACGGCCCTGGAGATTACATCCCACCGGTGCGTACGACCTTCTGGAGCTTCCGCATCATGATTGCAGCGGGTGGTTTGATGATTGCACTTGCTCTATACGGTACGTACCTGGCTATGCGCAAGAAGCTGGAAGTGGCGAAGCCGTGGTTTATGCGCCTCATGGTATTTGCCATTTCACTGCCGTTTATCGCCAATACCTCTGGATGGATCATGACCGAGGTAGGTAGACAACCTTGGACGGTATTTGGCTATATGACGACAGAGGCCGGTGTTTCACCGAATGTATCGGCAGGTATGATCTTATTCTCTACCATTGCCTTCACGGCTGCGTACACCGTTCTGGGTATCGTAATGGTTTATCTGTTTGTGCGTGAGATCAAAGCAGGGCCATATGCCGTAGATAAGCCAGAAGATCAGGACGAGTCAGCCGATCCGTTCGGCGTGGATGGGGGGTATTCCGTTGTCACTAAGTGA
- a CDS encoding MraY family glycosyltransferase has product MIYLVAFMLSFAVVLVLIPPLSRLAHRLDFVDKPREDVERKLHRQPIPLTASYAIFVGFFLTYIMFTKELSWETAALVAGGILLLTIGTIDDWYKTKGKDFPALPKMIIQISAAVLVFLSGIAFTGFVNPLNSEYIMLPIWLQFILTILWIFGVTTVINFSDGMDGLAGGLSAISAVTLFIVAVVKGQSDSALMSIILVGVTLAYLKYNKPPAKVFMGDAGATFLGFILAVIALDGAFKQATTLSLFIPILALGVPIFDNIFVVIKRFIQGKAIYQADASQAHYRLLRAGLNHKQVVAVLYLVSTCLCLSSIILLLVEA; this is encoded by the coding sequence ATGATATATCTTGTGGCATTTATGTTGTCTTTTGCTGTCGTGCTGGTGCTCATTCCGCCGCTCAGTCGTTTGGCTCATCGCCTGGACTTTGTAGACAAGCCACGTGAAGACGTGGAGAGAAAATTACATAGACAGCCTATTCCATTAACAGCTAGTTACGCGATATTCGTCGGATTTTTCCTTACATATATTATGTTTACCAAAGAACTCTCGTGGGAAACGGCGGCTCTCGTGGCCGGCGGTATACTTCTCTTAACGATTGGTACCATTGATGATTGGTACAAAACCAAAGGTAAAGACTTTCCTGCGCTACCTAAGATGATTATTCAGATCTCCGCAGCTGTGCTTGTGTTCCTTTCGGGAATCGCCTTTACTGGGTTCGTTAACCCACTGAATTCCGAGTACATCATGCTCCCAATCTGGCTTCAGTTCATACTGACGATTCTGTGGATCTTCGGTGTAACTACAGTTATTAATTTCTCGGATGGTATGGATGGACTTGCGGGGGGATTATCGGCAATCTCGGCAGTGACATTGTTCATCGTTGCAGTCGTCAAAGGGCAGAGTGATTCTGCGCTCATGTCTATTATTCTAGTGGGTGTAACCTTGGCTTATCTCAAGTACAACAAACCACCAGCAAAAGTGTTTATGGGGGATGCGGGCGCTACATTCCTTGGTTTTATTCTCGCTGTTATCGCTCTGGATGGAGCATTTAAGCAAGCCACTACGCTATCGCTCTTTATCCCAATTCTAGCACTTGGCGTGCCGATCTTTGACAATATTTTTGTTGTCATCAAACGATTCATCCAAGGCAAAGCAATCTATCAAGCAGATGCAAGTCAGGCGCATTATCGGCTGCTCCGTGCAGGCTTAAATCACAAACAGGTGGTAGCCGTACTGTATCTCGTTAGTACATGCCTCTGTCTATCGTCTATTATTCTTTTGCTTGTAGAGGCCTAG
- the cydD gene encoding thiol reductant ABC exporter subunit CydD: MGRGLIKLPGIRPVLALASALVLLQAMTIIMQAKWLAQAITALFEGSSVTEQYPVLLLFLAAFAARYAISYWLQLVTSQYAERTGTDLRRQLVEQWFRLGPRFAKTEGTGHLVTLAREGTAQYKTYLELFIPRMLGMGFIPIVLLLYVFKLDMMSGVILMLTLPILITFLILVGLAAQRKIDGQFKSYKALANHFVDTLRGLETLKTLGQSERHAQTIILVSQRYRKATMSTLRMAFLSSFALDFFTMLSVASVAVGLGLRLTEGHMLLGPALTVLILAPEYFLPVRMVGADYHATLDGKEAGEAIQRMIERGKEAEREQKQAYDQMILHTERENKPSATVKIHLTDAQRLADQQKQSTQEGELPIHNGLWSMSSRLALTDLQVQHEEGAPPSLTDVTFQVTGRSKVGIIGASGAGKSTLIDVLAGFQLPTSGRMVVNGKPISPEMVKLWRSQTAVIPQHPYIFSGSLADNIRLYRPESSNVELAEAIGAAGLSSLVSSLPHGMDEMIGSGGRQLSGGQEQRVALARALLGARPMLLLDEPTAHLDVETEYELKQTMLPLFEDKLVFLATHRLHWMPHMDWIIVMEAGTVAETGTHAQLMARQGVYYQMIQAQMEAV; this comes from the coding sequence ATGGGGCGCGGGCTGATAAAGCTGCCGGGCATCCGGCCTGTACTGGCGCTGGCTTCAGCGCTGGTGCTGCTGCAGGCGATGACGATCATTATGCAGGCCAAATGGCTGGCACAGGCCATCACGGCTTTGTTTGAAGGTTCATCCGTAACAGAGCAGTACCCGGTACTGCTGCTGTTCCTGGCTGCTTTTGCCGCCCGCTATGCTATATCTTATTGGTTGCAGCTTGTGACCTCACAATATGCTGAGCGAACGGGAACCGATCTACGAAGACAGTTGGTGGAGCAATGGTTTCGGTTAGGCCCACGCTTTGCCAAGACGGAAGGCACAGGGCATTTGGTGACTTTGGCACGAGAGGGAACAGCTCAATATAAAACGTATTTGGAACTGTTCATTCCCCGAATGTTAGGGATGGGATTTATACCGATTGTGCTGCTGTTATACGTGTTCAAACTGGATATGATGTCTGGTGTGATCCTCATGCTGACTCTTCCTATTCTGATCACGTTCCTCATCCTGGTTGGTCTGGCTGCGCAACGCAAAATAGATGGTCAGTTCAAATCATACAAAGCACTAGCCAATCACTTTGTCGATACCCTGCGTGGGTTAGAAACACTAAAAACATTGGGACAGAGCGAGCGGCATGCACAGACGATTATTCTGGTTAGTCAGCGTTACCGCAAAGCTACAATGTCTACGCTACGAATGGCGTTTCTTTCGTCGTTTGCCCTCGATTTCTTCACAATGTTATCGGTGGCTTCGGTGGCGGTTGGTCTAGGGCTACGGTTAACGGAAGGACATATGCTGCTTGGTCCTGCGTTAACGGTCCTTATTCTGGCGCCAGAATATTTCTTGCCGGTACGGATGGTTGGTGCGGATTACCATGCAACATTGGATGGCAAGGAAGCAGGAGAAGCGATTCAGCGGATGATTGAACGAGGCAAGGAAGCAGAACGTGAGCAGAAGCAAGCTTATGATCAGATGATCCTGCATACCGAGAGGGAAAACAAGCCGTCAGCAACAGTGAAGATTCATCTTACAGATGCTCAGCGGTTGGCAGATCAACAGAAGCAATCGACTCAAGAGGGCGAGCTTCCAATACACAATGGGCTATGGAGCATGAGCAGTCGGTTGGCGCTCACAGATTTACAGGTGCAACATGAAGAGGGGGCTCCGCCATCGCTTACAGACGTAACGTTTCAGGTTACGGGCAGGAGCAAAGTTGGCATTATCGGAGCCAGTGGAGCGGGCAAGTCAACCCTGATTGATGTATTGGCTGGTTTTCAGTTGCCTACCTCCGGTCGCATGGTCGTTAATGGGAAACCCATATCGCCGGAGATGGTGAAATTGTGGAGAAGTCAGACTGCGGTCATTCCACAGCATCCCTATATTTTTAGCGGTAGTTTAGCAGATAACATTCGTCTCTATAGACCTGAGTCATCAAACGTAGAGCTGGCTGAAGCGATTGGTGCAGCGGGATTGAGTTCGCTGGTGTCGTCATTGCCACATGGAATGGATGAAATGATTGGTTCTGGCGGTCGACAGCTCAGCGGTGGACAGGAGCAGCGTGTGGCTCTGGCAAGAGCTTTGTTAGGTGCGAGACCCATGTTGCTATTGGATGAACCGACAGCACACCTGGATGTCGAGACAGAATATGAGCTGAAGCAGACGATGTTGCCGCTATTTGAAGACAAGCTGGTCTTCCTCGCTACCCATCGTTTACACTGGATGCCACATATGGATTGGATTATCGTCATGGAAGCTGGAACTGTGGCGGAGACCGGCACACATGCACAATTGATGGCACGTCAAGGCGTGTATTATCAGATGATTCAGGCTCAGATGGAGGCGGTGTAA
- a CDS encoding helix-turn-helix transcriptional regulator has translation MRTPTIPMASEMKLTTVCNALGDPIRMKIAHCLASSGEKNCSAFEVDRISKSTLSHHIKILREAGVIKPRIEGKQHFYSLRKDDLNTQFPGLVNMILNTAEE, from the coding sequence ATGAGAACTCCAACTATTCCTATGGCTTCGGAAATGAAGCTGACTACAGTGTGTAACGCGCTCGGTGACCCCATTCGTATGAAAATTGCACATTGCTTAGCCAGCTCTGGTGAGAAGAACTGTTCCGCCTTCGAAGTAGATCGTATATCGAAATCCACGTTGTCCCATCACATCAAAATTTTGCGTGAAGCTGGCGTGATTAAGCCACGCATTGAAGGCAAGCAACACTTCTATTCCCTACGAAAGGACGATTTGAACACACAGTTTCCTGGTCTTGTAAACATGATTCTGAATACAGCAGAAGAATAA
- a CDS encoding class I SAM-dependent methyltransferase: protein MMMDTADQTELMESRYVRRNDPKIDTLIFPLHPAWWSRPYEYEWARQFARPSDVVLDAACGISHPFKFWLAEQCQEVHACDWDDRILSEEAIRLDIISDFGEEAAREFPDFYLTKLHRAQANLAQLPYEASTFDRVFCISVLEHLDTGTMLRAFREFARVMKPDGRLIATFDVPEMRPDLLETIMAVTGLTIDGNLNVEEPEDAIWSDMYGTPIRCFRAVIRKS, encoded by the coding sequence ATGATGATGGATACAGCGGATCAGACAGAATTAATGGAGTCTAGATATGTTCGACGTAACGACCCGAAGATAGATACACTGATATTCCCCTTACATCCGGCATGGTGGAGCAGACCTTATGAATACGAATGGGCACGTCAATTTGCCCGTCCGAGTGATGTTGTTCTAGATGCTGCCTGTGGCATCTCACACCCCTTCAAATTTTGGCTCGCGGAGCAATGCCAGGAGGTTCATGCCTGTGATTGGGATGATCGCATATTGTCGGAGGAAGCCATCCGTCTGGACATCATCTCGGACTTTGGCGAAGAAGCCGCTCGTGAATTCCCTGATTTCTATCTAACCAAACTACACCGTGCACAGGCTAATCTCGCTCAGTTACCCTATGAAGCAAGCACATTTGACCGCGTCTTCTGTATCTCTGTACTGGAGCATCTAGATACAGGCACAATGTTGCGTGCATTTCGAGAGTTTGCACGAGTTATGAAGCCAGATGGAAGGTTAATCGCGACGTTTGACGTGCCCGAAATGCGTCCCGACCTGCTGGAAACCATCATGGCCGTTACCGGATTAACGATTGATGGGAATCTGAACGTAGAAGAGCCTGAGGATGCCATCTGGTCTGACATGTATGGCACCCCCATTCGTTGTTTCCGGGCAGTCATTCGTAAAAGTTAA
- a CDS encoding nuclear transport factor 2 family protein produces MTTLLNNYFRLFDASRADERAMQDLLSLFTPDAEIVLNGTSRKGFEGFMKAFYEYNSDVKHMWEKWELQPDGSYQTNWAVCGQSADGTVYAKTGIDIARLNDAGQIVYLENVQNDKDAFSKYNQ; encoded by the coding sequence ATGACCACATTATTAAACAACTATTTCCGCTTATTCGATGCTTCCCGAGCAGATGAGCGTGCAATGCAAGATCTATTGTCCCTATTTACACCTGATGCAGAGATTGTATTAAACGGAACGAGCAGAAAAGGATTCGAAGGATTCATGAAGGCGTTCTATGAGTACAACAGTGATGTCAAACATATGTGGGAGAAATGGGAGCTTCAACCGGATGGCAGCTATCAGACGAATTGGGCGGTATGCGGGCAGTCTGCAGATGGTACCGTATATGCCAAAACAGGGATTGATATTGCCCGGTTGAACGACGCAGGACAGATTGTATATCTGGAGAACGTGCAGAACGATAAGGATGCCTTCAGTAAATATAATCAGTAA
- a CDS encoding glycosyltransferase, with translation MFDPKKRKQHMREPILEVEPATFRRIRKSQNNKLTAMLQVRNERGRYLEEVLHNLSDFVDEIVIVDDASTDRTPDICRSYPKVVRLEVLEQPLFAEEWRLRNVLWQAAVSTSPDWLLSVDADELYSAEAKRAMRDLINQKHADWVAFRFYDMWGGRTHYREDDLWNLHQRHTASLVRYIPEYPYFYPQQNHHVPRLPLSCMVLPGINTELKVQHLGWAGSLEDRVRKYLRYKRIDPDGRWGSLEHYESILDPEPRLVPWKEEQ, from the coding sequence ATGTTTGACCCGAAAAAACGCAAACAGCATATGCGGGAGCCAATCCTCGAAGTAGAACCAGCCACCTTCCGGCGTATCCGCAAAAGCCAAAACAACAAACTGACCGCCATGCTTCAGGTTCGAAACGAACGTGGGCGATATCTGGAGGAAGTGCTGCACAATCTGAGTGATTTTGTAGATGAGATCGTGATCGTAGATGATGCCAGTACAGATAGAACGCCAGACATCTGCCGTTCCTATCCCAAGGTTGTCCGCTTAGAAGTGCTTGAACAACCGTTATTTGCTGAGGAATGGCGTCTACGCAACGTCCTGTGGCAAGCGGCCGTGAGCACCTCACCAGACTGGCTGCTGTCTGTCGATGCAGATGAATTGTACAGTGCAGAAGCCAAACGAGCCATGCGGGATCTAATTAACCAGAAGCATGCGGACTGGGTGGCATTTCGATTCTACGATATGTGGGGCGGGCGTACTCACTACCGAGAGGATGACCTATGGAACCTGCATCAGAGGCACACGGCCTCACTTGTGCGATATATACCTGAATATCCTTATTTCTATCCACAGCAAAATCATCACGTTCCTCGTCTCCCCCTATCCTGCATGGTCTTGCCTGGCATAAATACCGAATTAAAAGTACAACATCTCGGCTGGGCAGGGAGTCTGGAAGATCGGGTGCGTAAATATCTGCGTTACAAGCGCATTGACCCGGATGGACGATGGGGCAGTCTCGAACACTATGAATCTATTCTTGATCCGGAACCCCGGCTGGTTCCTTGGAAGGAGGAGCAGTGA